From one candidate division WOR-3 bacterium genomic stretch:
- a CDS encoding tetratricopeptide repeat protein, translating to MPKRKTIGGKYTIIKKIAETNYAQVYKVKYDNGQIVALKISRSDDPLYNKLIVHEYSTLNNVNHPNIVKVFDCDLNDDGRLYFTLEYIDGEPINKHFKEFTSDFAVAMLQVISALKTLRSRGFIHSDLKPEHILHDAKLHRTVLIDFGFTNIVGENFDRGGTLGYVSPESLRDISIDQRSDLYSFGVVLYETLSGKRFSNKSIAIEHTPKEIISVMKRLVSKEPTLRPSIHTLYESFKKFDIQKKFDCRAYHVSLPNPAFIKHPSSICDWLLHSGTPTIILYGDYGSGKTRWLQEIRFNYLQKGFRTMYFTPQENRSLLKSLNAFLGDPEEKSWQAEHKFQIFENITDHLTLASNNRRILLLIDDIDNLSDFEINLFRYIGHGVRNSSVRIIGTSRANNKIDNLGFETIKLGNWTVSDIGRMLTHTFSGSVSIAKLNTHTLSTDFSQWLHKESGGNPSLIAEILRTLFDNHIIFYDNNYWRVTTKKLQKLTLPRSVEESVASRLERLSTHEIEILKILCITGHPIKQKIINKIMGVSIREYIERIKNLNLIRDENPGKQKSLAIANRTISKVVWKLTNESERKSLSELILRTLDSVESENIEYTCILAELNEILANSKEALKYYRIAACKAEAMHDYGAALAHYKKILTHTRPNMDNAYFMYITKAAELSQIMGNTDDAVAFYESALETNVPSILAKAYGGLGKIYSAMGNYDRATNNLGKALTMTEMKSRVYIELANQMGYVLVNMSRFDEALLILKKSLNLAHNIGNKEVEADTLYYISSLKWYTGKYREGIKQTKQLTDFCKKHQLIKQYAFCASLLGAFYQQLKDVTRAQKWFTEAINAFSKMKRIDGLSAVLHNNGLLLMNQGRYEKAQELFDEVLRIVQRTNNKSVQLAALANNALINRDLGRIKESIVVYREILDIDSEYAWASYGLAEAILRTNNIEDSKSLLAKKSKLKEDILYGVGLALVSTAEDSNTEAKKFLEKTLELMVVKKPHMSIQVESYTKAGCLYFELGDYDSSLKSIMRLLDLTYEGGREHSIGRAVLKMNHYVMGKEKNIDIEQETLRLKELGCIYDYAYLKRLLVESIVTKGQVQDNVRRIVEELSAAQ from the coding sequence ATGCCGAAACGTAAAACTATAGGTGGAAAGTACACAATTATAAAAAAAATCGCCGAAACCAACTACGCCCAAGTATACAAAGTCAAGTACGACAATGGTCAAATCGTTGCATTAAAAATATCTCGAAGCGACGATCCTCTCTATAACAAACTCATTGTACATGAGTATTCAACACTGAATAACGTTAACCACCCGAATATTGTCAAAGTATTTGACTGTGATCTTAACGATGATGGACGACTATATTTCACTCTCGAATATATCGACGGTGAGCCAATCAACAAACACTTCAAGGAATTTACCTCTGATTTCGCAGTTGCCATGCTTCAAGTAATCAGCGCTCTCAAAACTCTGCGAAGTAGAGGATTCATACACAGCGACCTGAAGCCAGAGCATATACTTCACGATGCAAAATTGCATCGCACTGTGCTTATTGACTTTGGATTCACAAACATAGTCGGAGAGAATTTTGACAGAGGAGGAACATTGGGGTATGTATCGCCCGAGTCGCTCAGGGATATTTCAATCGACCAGCGAAGTGACCTTTACTCTTTCGGAGTAGTTTTATACGAAACTCTTTCCGGAAAAAGATTTTCAAACAAGTCCATAGCAATAGAACATACACCAAAAGAAATCATAAGTGTAATGAAAAGACTTGTCTCTAAGGAGCCAACCTTAAGACCAAGTATTCACACTCTGTACGAATCGTTTAAGAAATTCGATATCCAAAAAAAGTTTGACTGCCGAGCATACCACGTATCTCTACCGAACCCGGCATTCATTAAGCATCCTAGTAGCATCTGTGATTGGTTACTTCACAGTGGCACACCAACAATTATTTTATATGGAGACTACGGATCTGGCAAAACAAGGTGGCTACAGGAAATTAGATTCAACTATTTGCAGAAAGGATTTCGAACTATGTATTTTACACCGCAGGAGAACAGAAGCTTACTCAAATCTCTCAACGCATTCCTTGGCGACCCGGAAGAGAAGAGCTGGCAAGCAGAACACAAATTTCAGATATTTGAAAATATTACTGACCATTTGACCCTTGCTTCGAATAACAGGCGAATACTCTTACTAATCGACGACATCGACAATTTATCTGATTTCGAGATTAATCTCTTTCGCTATATAGGACATGGCGTAAGGAATTCCAGTGTAAGAATTATCGGAACCTCAAGAGCTAACAACAAAATCGACAACCTTGGTTTTGAAACCATAAAATTAGGTAATTGGACAGTGAGTGATATCGGGCGCATGCTTACGCACACTTTTTCTGGCTCAGTATCAATTGCGAAACTTAACACGCACACGCTCTCTACCGATTTTTCGCAGTGGCTCCATAAAGAAAGTGGAGGAAACCCTTCCTTGATAGCCGAAATATTGCGGACTCTATTCGACAATCATATCATATTCTACGACAACAATTACTGGCGAGTAACGACCAAAAAACTACAGAAATTGACCTTACCGCGCAGCGTTGAGGAATCAGTGGCGTCACGTCTCGAAAGGCTTAGTACGCACGAAATCGAAATACTCAAGATATTGTGCATCACCGGGCATCCGATTAAACAAAAGATCATTAACAAAATCATGGGCGTAAGTATACGTGAATATATAGAAAGAATAAAGAACCTAAATCTGATTAGGGATGAAAATCCAGGAAAGCAAAAGTCTCTCGCAATAGCCAACAGAACAATTTCGAAAGTTGTGTGGAAACTTACGAATGAAAGCGAACGAAAATCTCTTTCGGAGCTCATCTTAAGAACACTGGATAGCGTCGAGTCAGAGAATATTGAATACACCTGTATCTTGGCCGAATTAAATGAGATCTTAGCCAACTCCAAAGAAGCACTTAAGTATTATCGAATCGCAGCATGCAAAGCTGAGGCTATGCATGATTATGGTGCTGCGCTTGCACATTACAAGAAAATCCTCACACATACACGCCCTAACATGGACAATGCTTACTTCATGTATATAACAAAGGCTGCTGAACTTTCGCAAATAATGGGGAACACAGACGATGCGGTTGCTTTTTATGAAAGTGCGCTGGAAACAAATGTTCCATCCATTCTTGCTAAAGCATATGGTGGTCTTGGAAAAATCTATTCGGCAATGGGTAACTACGATAGAGCAACTAATAATCTAGGGAAAGCCCTGACTATGACAGAAATGAAATCCCGCGTGTACATAGAGCTCGCCAACCAAATGGGCTACGTTCTTGTAAACATGTCAAGATTTGATGAAGCGTTGCTGATATTGAAGAAATCGCTTAACTTAGCTCATAATATAGGAAATAAGGAAGTTGAAGCAGATACATTATATTACATATCAAGCTTGAAATGGTACACGGGAAAGTATCGTGAAGGAATCAAACAAACCAAACAACTAACAGATTTCTGTAAGAAACATCAGCTTATCAAACAATACGCATTTTGCGCCAGCTTACTCGGTGCTTTTTATCAACAACTTAAGGATGTTACTCGTGCTCAAAAATGGTTTACAGAGGCAATTAATGCTTTCTCGAAAATGAAGCGAATTGACGGGCTTAGCGCTGTATTACATAACAACGGATTACTGCTCATGAACCAAGGCAGATATGAAAAAGCGCAAGAACTATTCGATGAAGTCCTGCGCATTGTGCAGAGGACAAATAACAAATCGGTTCAACTTGCAGCACTAGCTAACAACGCTCTCATCAACAGGGATCTTGGTAGAATCAAAGAAAGCATCGTAGTATACAGGGAAATACTGGACATTGATTCCGAGTATGCCTGGGCCAGTTATGGTCTAGCAGAGGCTATTCTTCGAACTAATAACATAGAAGATTCAAAATCGCTTCTCGCGAAGAAGTCTAAACTCAAAGAAGACATTCTATATGGTGTCGGTTTAGCTCTAGTCAGTACAGCCGAAGATAGTAACACAGAAGCGAAGAAATTTCTTGAAAAAACACTAGAGCTTATGGTGGTAAAGAAACCACATATGTCTATCCAAGTCGAATCGTACACTAAAGCTGGTTGTTTATATTTTGAGTTAGGGGATTATGACAGTTCATTGAAGTCGATTATGAGGTTGCTTGATCTGACCTATGAGGGTGGCCGGGAGCATAGTATTGGGCGGGCGGTTTTGAAAATGAATCACTATGTGATGGGTAAGGAAAAGAATATCGACATTGAGCAAGAGACGTTACGGTTAAAGGAACTCGGCTGCATATATGATTATGCCTATCTCAAGAGACTGCTGGTTGAGTCGATAGTCACCAAAGGACAGGTTCAGGATAATGTACGAAGGATTGTTGAGGAATTGAGCGCTGCACAG